In a single window of the Solea senegalensis isolate Sse05_10M linkage group LG1, IFAPA_SoseM_1, whole genome shotgun sequence genome:
- the buc2l gene encoding uncharacterized protein buc2l, whose amino-acid sequence MAAATSIFQNSYSGLGHLGPNPAHGVHHVQGARQAVPGASGASRSEEQHHKPFFYVQPSQPYVPMQSLQWPVPVPIPMSYNPYYGYHGLGYGVPMMPHYQPNPYMEPPGFVLPHTHLHLMDYRRMLNPQYYQTMAYHSRRFRYQHNSTTREMTSSQVQTEPLAATQRTSTPGSTDAETTSGISVCSSDAPCGPTSQVLSPPLTLQKGNHSLELKDLVVPSSPTRTSSNGSGFVIQTEEVRIECCTTPVGLQLLHSHETAEVSHRYPQDVVQCSAVLKGSMLQDDEPHLRIEQSDQTLQACPDILLVGGHGTPAPEETRNQMDSDTEVSTLGSQVATLSDVEEKRSEDDLIKCSENAHLKVVYLPFDPKYLEELQKMESTVWSTEETLIPSPESRIQNDSHFAKASSEDVLTVKEETRIQEIVSMLEMPPLVENALEDMVPTRMEELASESNICSAMDVAEEIPMTKLIHTAEVDIARDLLDNSPIRGNGDQQREKDFQDHQDTSFESLPAYLPSSSWLADFDNNYYCSKMPPTPKKLRKPVSNCGLDVPSRRRKLELEYKEQLSVRKPKERFKPKEKVDWRSLSDHECCLRRKFNENSFSSYASKRERLCSRCLAKRRICTSAGVGVDGSSLKRKAVPLQQWNDTLVPTCEACKFHTKKLTRKGSNPDIRCLHRGHDTEGECSENSLCRRGPKWRPGNDPRKLADFKRPLASKQNLEKFPAVTTYPKLREKNCVCNDPQHQAVAWERLRFCPHGNNMQEMDENCVAPISLQEKWRSMDQMYLTHRWQNGPHSTEKSWKAVMPNPDVDVSKNEARSQHWNKHKKSQGTRRKDTRC is encoded by the exons ATGGCAGCAGCGACGTCGATTTTTCAAAACTCTTACTCTGGTCTGGGCCACCTGGGTCCAAACCCAGCACACGGAGTGCATCATGTTCAAGGGGCACGTCAAGCAGTCCCAGGAGCTTCAGGAGCTTCACGCTCTGAGGAGCAGCACCACAAACCTTTCTTCTACGTCCAGCCCTCACAGCCGTATGTGCCCATGCAGAGTCTGCAGTGGCCTGTACCTGTGCCCATACCCATGTCCTACAACCCATACTACGGCTACCATGGTTTAG GTTATGGAGTGCCAATGATGCCCCACTATCAGCCAAATCCATACATGGAGCCCCCTGGCTTTGTTCTACCCCACACCCACCTCCACCTGATGGACTACAGGCGCATGCTCAACCCCCAGTATTACCAGACCATGGCCTACCACTCCCGCAGGTTCCGCTATCAACACAACAGCACGACCAGAGAGATGACCAGCTCTCAGGTTCAGACTGAGCCACTGGCCGCAACCCAGAGGACCAGCACACCAGGTTCCACTGATGCTGAAACCACCAGTGGTATCTCTGTCTGCAGCAGTGACGCCCCCTGTGGCCCCACCAGCCAGGTGCTCTCACCACCGTTGACTTTGCAGAAAGGGAATCATTCTCTGGAGCTCAAAGATCTGGTGGTGCCCTCCTCTCCGACCAGGACATCGTCAAATGGCAGTGGCTTTGTGATTCAGACTGAGGAAGTGAGGATCGAGTGCTGCACCACACCGGTGGGGCTGCAACTTCTTCACTCCCATGAGACTGCAGAGGTGTCCCACAGGTACCCGCAAGATGTAGTCCAGTGCAGCGCTGTCCTCAAGGGCAGCATGCTGCAGGATGACGAGCCACATCTTCGCATAGAGCAGTCGGATCAGACACTTCAAGCCTGTCCAGACATTCTTTTGGTTGGTGGACACGGCACTCCTGCTCCTGAGGAGACCAGGAATCAGATGGACTCTGACACTGAGGTTTCTACTTTGGGATCTCAAGTAGCTACTCTCAGTGATGTTGAGGAGAAGAGGAGTGAGGATGACCTGATTAAATGCTCAGAGAATGCCCATTTGAAAGTTGTCTACTTGCCCTTCGACCCCAAGTAtctggaggagctgcagaagATGGAGTCCACCGTGTGGTCGACAGAGGAAACCTTGATTCCCTCCCCTGAATCACGGATCCAAAATGACTCTCACTTTGCCAAAGCGTCTTCAGAAGATGTCCTCACTGTGAAAGAGGAAACTCGGATACAAGAGATAGTCTCGATGTTGGAGATGCCGCCTCTGGTGGAGAATGCACTGGAGGATATGGTCCCTACACGGATGGAAGAGTTGGCGTCAGAATCCAATATCTGCTCTGCGATGGATGTTGCAGAGGAAATTCCTATGACCAAACTGATACACACAGCAGAGGTGGATATTGCGCGGGATTTGTTGGATAATTCCCCTATCAGGGGAAATGGAGAccaacagagagaaaaagatttCCAGGATCACCAGGACACTTCATTTGAATCGTTGCCTGCCTACCTCCCCTCAAGTAGCTGGCTTGCTGACTTTGATAACAACTACTACTGTAGCAAGATGCCACCAACTCCCAAAAAGCTGCGCAAACCCGTGAGCAACTGTGGTTTGGACGTTCCCTCTCGACGAAGAAAACTAGAGCTTGAATACAAAGAACAACTTAGTGTTCGCAAACCAAAAGAGAGGTTCAAACCCAAAGAGAAGGTGGATTGGCGAAGCCTCTCGGACCACGAATGCTGCCTCAGAAGGAAATTCAATGAGAATTCATTCTCCTCATATGCGTCGAAGAGGGAGAGACTTTGCTCCAGGTGTTTGGCAAAACGACGGATCTGCACATCTGCCGGTGTGGGAGTCGATGGCAGTAGCTTGAAGCGAAAAGCTGTCCCACTTCAACAGTGGAACGACACACTTGTACCGACGTGTGAGGCGTGTAAGTTTCACACCAAGAAACTGACTAGAAAAGGCTCCAATCCCGATATTCGTTGTCTTCATCGTGGACATGACACTGAGGGAGAATGTTCTGAGAACAGTCTGTGTCGCAGGGGCCCAAAATGGAGGCCGGGCAATGACCCCAGGAAGCTTGCAGACTTTAAGAGGCCACTGGCCTCCAAGCAGAACCTGGAGAAGTTCCCTGCAGTGACGACGTACCCCAAACTGAGGGAGAagaactgtgtgtgtaatgaccCACAACATCAGGCTGTCGCATGGGAGCGGCTGCGCTTCTGTCCCCACGGCAACAACATGCAAGAAATGGACGAGAACTGCGTGGCGCCCATTTCCCTTCAGGAGAAATGGAGGAGCATGGATCAGATGTACCTGACGCACAGATGGCAAAATG GTCCTCATTCAACGGAGAAGTCATGGAAAGCAGTGATGCCTAACCCTGATGTTGATGTCTCCAAGAATGAAGCCAGATCACAGCACtggaacaaacacaagaaatcacaag gAACACGTAGAAAAGACACACGATGCTGA
- the buc gene encoding bucky ball: MDDGSQQPHTYGSGQQRTQHPRPFFYVQPPSQPYYLYQQWQMNNPYNHYGLPGGFNFSRPCMYPYQYMQYPGFVFPPAPIYPADYRRMFEPRFHAPAWNHQQQQQQQQQQQHHPQHHLQHQGRRKMACSEAQTDPSDAITKLIECLDKIRTSDLRQGPDRELDSGVASQSSGMFSPGEEKKGEEQGHVLPSVPDDLQCPAVTLSDSTTAVYDGESSRRSLDTLSPYGCWSGALEEELPLDSSSVHEEHHGLQQIAHAEHFDEVAHVQSDIVVTGASARKCDAEELLKSSLASSVITEAKSSNSASKVEHQTSSLDAAKPDPSFQILKLPFESVLRPEAAGGGHFSSPAAPYLYNYISTQTTHERMSVLSPSLDELSSRDEMISTDLDDVDLFPKTVYTGHRLSEVIGAPPAPAEDIEDVWLPGSKRILCVCCGKNMVKGTGRSRVHNSTMYRDEAADSDEESRYGRGCEQPVRVVVRKHTAARKPHSAPPRHTGKPWYKRGQHKDPSDPFHQEGGLDRCKQESADGGGIAEVLLSELQCRTCQDGHCSEDVTPADQTRWKEGDVIPRRRQTAPPQRQETSSQRKVMYHRPRDEDNDDDEPPPLHWERGSTMRESRC, translated from the exons ATGGACG ATGGAAGCCAGCAGCCGCACACGTACGGGAGTGGACAACAGAGAACTCAACACCCCAGACCTTTCTTCTACGTCCAGCCTCCATCTCAACCTTATTACCTGTACCAGCAATGGCAGATGAACAACCCGTACAATCACTATGGTTTGCCTGGAG GTTTTAACTTCAGTCGTCCCTGCATGTACCCGTACCAGTACATGCAGTatcctggttttgtttttccacctgCTCCGATTTATCCGGCCGATTATAGGCGAATGTTTGAGCCCAGGTTCCACGCTCCAGCCTGgaatcatcagcagcagcagcagcagcaacagcagcagcaacatcaccCGCAGCATCACCTGCAGCATCAAGGGCGTCGAAAAATGGCCTGTTCAGAGGCTCAGACCGACCCCAGTGATGCCATAACCAAGCTCATCGAGTGTCTGGACAAGATCCGAACCAGCGATCTCAGACAGGGCCCGGACAGAGAACTGGACTCTGGAGTCGCCTCCCAGTCCTCAGGCATGTTCTCTccaggagaggagaagaaaggtgaaGAGCAAGGTCACGTATTGCCGTCGGTGCCGGACGATCTGCAGTGTCCAGCTGTGACACTGAGCGACTCCACCACCGCCGTGTATGACGGTGAGTCCAGCCGCAGGAGCTTGGACACCCTGAGTCCTTATGGATGCTGGTCAGGAGCCTTGGAAGAGGAGTTGCCTCTCGATAGCTCCTCTGTCCATGAGGAGCATCATGGGCTTCAGCAGATTGCACACGCTGAACACTTTGACGAGGTCGCACATGTCCAGTCAGACATCGTAGTGACCGGTGCAAGTGCTCGCAAATGCGACGCCGAGGAGCTCCTCAAGTCCTCACTGGCTTCTTCTGTGATCACAGAAGCTAAAAGCTCCAACAGCGCCTCAAAGGTGGAACATCAGACCTCTTCCTTGGATGCAGCCAAACCTGATCCAAGCTTCCAGATCCTCAAGCTGCCCTTTGAGAGTGTTTTGAGGCCGGAAGCTGCAGGAGGTGGTCACTTCTCCTCGCCTGCAGCCCCCTACCTCTACAACTACATCTCCACGCAGACCACACACGAGCGCATGAGCGTCCTCAGTCCGTCCCTTGACGAGCTCTCCTCCAGAGACGAGATGATCTCCACAGATCTGGACGACGTAGATCTCTTCCCTAAGACTGTGTACACGGGTCACAGGCTCTCCGAGGTCATCGGAGCGCCCCCTGCACCTGCCGAGGACATAGAAGACGTGTGGCTGCCGGGTTCGAAGAGGATTCTGTGCGTCTGCTGCGGGAAGAACATGGTAAAAGGCACCGGGAGGAGCCGAGTCCACAATTCCACCATGTACAGAGATGAAGCCGCAGACTCCGACGAGGAGAGCAGGTACGGAAGAGGGTGCGAGCAGCCGGTCCGAGTGGTCGTGAGGAAGCACACTGCAGCCAGGAAGCCTCACTCTGCCCCACCGAGACACACGGGGAAACCTTGGTACAAAAGGGGCCAGCACAAAGACCCTTCAGATCCATTCCACCAGGAGGGAGGTCTGGATCGTTGTAAGCAAGAATCGGCTGATGGAGGAGGGATCGCAGAGGTGCTGCTCAGTGAGCTGCAGTGCAGAACATGCCAAG ATGGACACTGCAGCGAGGACGTGACCCCTGCTGACCAGACCAGGTGGAAAGAGGGCGATGTGATTCCCAGGAGGAGACAGACTGCTCCTCCGCAACGACAag AGACAAGCTCACAGAGAAAAGTGATGTATCACCGGCCGAGAGACGAGGACAATGATGACGATGAGCCTCCACCGTTACACTGGGAGAGAG GCTCTACCATGAGAGAATCGAGATGTTAG